The genome window attttttacccaAACCCTGATGGATAAGTTTACTTTATGTATTGTATTTTTACAGTTGGTTTCCTGGTTGTTTGCTGCATGTCTGTTGTACTTTTGGGGacgttttggtccccagattttgctgctcAGTGAGCACTCTTGACTTTCAgctactctttggtacagacagctgcggacgtgatgcagcagcacagaggaggagaaactttccaACATAAGGCTCCGGGACAACATTATCGTCTCTCTTCTACTTAGCAGCGGTGAATTCACAGCTCACTGATACTTATacaacacagtctctggcttttgtttgatgtcTAGCGTTGGCAAAAAATGtagttgcacatttctgatccatCGTTAGTGccattagcttgtttactatattacatgaatgccactgtcacactgaacgtcTCGCTGAGCCCTGTTCAAACTTCAGACTTTATATGGAAAGGAATAACCAAATCGttgaatattcatattaaacTGCTGAGCGTAATTCGACTGACATAATTTTGAGTTGGGTAGAGCCCTACTTTTTAGTGCATTTATTTGGTGTAGCCAGAGTTTTAAATGCGTTGTTTTTACCTACCTGAATGTGCTGTAGGtgtaacaactcaaagtactgATATCAGACATCAAGCAGTTTCCGTTTGTCTCCGAGACATTACATCTACACTCTTAATACGGCTATATCAAACTCAGAATGAtggcagtcgaatcagattCGGCTGTTTAACACgaatatttgactttttttttttccccttataaAGTTTGATCAGGGCTCATCAGGACGTTCAATGTAACAGCAGCATTCCTGTAATATAGCAAACAAGTTAACTGCGCTCACGACGTATCGGAAATGtgcagcaacattttttgctgacCTAGCCACAGAAGTCACGACATCTGAGCAGAAGAGAGACGATAACGTTATCTCTGAGTCTAACGAtggaaagtttctcctcctctgtgccgctGGATCACATCAGCAGCTACCTGCACCACCGAGTAGCGTGAAAGTCAACTGACTGATGACTCAAATCTACGACTTTCAGAGGGCATCCTTAATTCTTAGCAGGGAACTTAAATATTGGTGACTGAAAATTCTGAGGCATTTAAAAGACAATTCACACTGATgcaactgtttttcttttctcatcaCACAAATGTGTGAACACAGGAGATTTACGGCAAAACAGACAAAGGTCAGTAAAACCTTCATGTATGAGAATTACAGCTGAAATACATGGGACACGGACATGGTGTAACACGTCTGCAGAGCGCATCCATTATAATCAACTGAAGCAGCTACACAGCTCTTTTCTAGTTTTACACAGCTGGTTTATTTTTTCTCTGCACACGGGTGAAAAATAAGTACAAAGTTTTTTGAAAATGAATACCTTATTGTACTGGAGGTAATACCATGCGGTGGGGCAATACTGGGGGTGTTTCACATTGcacattaaagtaaatcaatTAAATGAATCCACCCTGTTGTTATAACGATCCAGTTAATTAATTCAGTGTCAGCTGATATAACCTACATTTCCAAACCCTGCATAAACAACCGCAGCATCACTTTACAAAACTCAAAGCGGCAGTAACCACATGCTACAGATAGACTCTGCAGCAGGTAGAAAAACCCGCTCCACCCTGCCCCACCTAGGTGAAGCATCCCGTCCGTACCACATGTACTTCAACTGTTAATTTAGGTGTGGTGTCATGTAGATATTTGCTCCTTCTTTAATAGTTGTTGAGGTACGCTGGTGTTCAAAAGTTTGGTTCGCTGCAGTCAGATGGTTGAGAGGACTACTCTGTACTTTTGATTGGTCTTTGATGCTTTTAGGTTTTAGAAATTCCTCTTTAAAAATAGATGTTATTTTGTATGAAGGGTTTGTTTTGTACACTGAGAACAAAAGGCTTTACAATGGTTCAACAAGACTGACAAGTGAAAGggcagaaagagacaaagatccCTCTGAGCAGCAGCTCCACAGGAACAGAAGAAATCAGCACTCGTTGGGCTAAAGAACCTGGAGGCTTCACATCAAAAACTTGTGCACAGAAAAGGTTCCTGTTTCACTGTTAAGTGCACAATAATGACTATAACAAACTGGAATTAACCTGTTGCAACATGTTGCTTTAGCATAACTATTCTTCAAACACAGTCTAAGGTTAGCACTAGTGGGTTGGATCAGCTGAAACCCCTATAGACTAACAAATAACAGTTTAAAGggacaaatcaaaaatacatattgtccCTTTCACTTGTGGTGCtttttattaatctagattgtttcggtgtgagttgcagagtgttggtgatatcggccatagagatgtctgccttctctccaatataatagaactagactGCACTCAccttgtggagctcaaagcaccaaaaaaatacttTCACAACCAggttgctcaagataatccacaggcctTGTAGTgggcagttttatgtaggaactattttgtttctctgaactacacccgcaaactgtatcaccatgcagaactcagctagctcagtggtgccaggtgagcaagcagtagatgcatgcttccttctgtgcagtggtACGATTGGCAGGTGTGGTGTGGTAGAAAGAAAGGAAATGcctcctgcatgaaactgctcagaagaagaaaaacatcaatataACCGCTGATTCCAAACTTTTGAACAGCAGTGGCTCATGAATCAACAGGAGGGAACAAAAACCTGCAAGACACCAGCATGCAGAATGCCAATTAAACTCTCTCTGCTTCGAGGGGAAACTTCCTGTATAGCACTCTCAGCCTTAAACTTGACATTTTCTTCCTCAGGAGGGAAAACACGAGTCAAAACTCGCACAGGACGCCGAAATACCAAGGTGAGTGTTGAGAAATTCTAGTTTCCTCAAGCTCTACGTAAAAAAAAGGCTTCTGGTAAACTGTGAATCATGTCACTTTGCTATATGAACTCTGCATACATCAGCTTGCTTTGGCTTTCAGAAAAAGCACGCGATAAAAAGCTTGGAGGAGCTGGCAATCATCGTTGAGGTGTTGGAGGAGGATCTTCGGAGCAGCAGCATGTGCCGCTCCCCTCCCCAGTGTTTGTCTTCCTACAACCCTCCAGTGTCTCCTGGTTGGTCACCATCTGGTAATTCATAGTGACCAGATCCACATTAATATAGTCACTCATTAAGATATCACCTCGATTAATATTTTAGCAGCAACTACTCCCTCGCTCACGTCCCATATTTTCTCATCAAGGTTCAGGGTACAACAGTGACGAGTCCGATGAAATGATCCCCAGCCCGCAGTCCTACATGACCTACTCACCAGGCACAGCAGAGTACCAGCAGGCCCTGTCCCCTCCTGGCTTCATGCATGCCAGCTTCCAGCCGTCAAGCTTCAGAAACAGTGGAAGAATtggtggaggggaggaggagtggTTTGATCCCCAGAACCACGCCGGGAACCTGAACAACTCTGCTTTCTTCTGGGCACAGCTTCAGAAAGAGGAGAGCCAGCTCAGTGACATCTGTGACACTGTACTGCTGGCCCCTGATGACCATGGCAAGACGTAAGTTTAGTGCATGAATGCCGTTGTATGTGTGTGGAAATTATGCAGTACATTGACCAATTGGAGGGGAACTCTATTGACAGGTTTTGAAGAgttcttttgcatatgtgtaaAATGTTGTACATGTATGAAGCCATTTGTGAAATGTGATAAACGTCATCTAGTGATGTCATTTGCTTCAAGTTcacgtttatgtagctaacgttagctagagctTCAAATCAGtgtgtcctccacctcactccccgccgctacagaccacctcgctAGCAGAAGAGCGTGCTGCAGCTCCAGAGATGGACCCCCAATCAGCGGCTGCAGCCAACACAAACCCCAGCTCCTGGGGAACGGACATTCCCAACTCACTGTCACATCAACAAACGttctgttgctgcagttacACGGGTTAGACCCTGTGCTGCACactggccaccagcctgctgtgacacctgACATGGGGGAGTTTGCGCTTACCGAATTCGAACCATTACAGCAGCTAATTGAAGCTTTGTCCCCCCGAGCTGATGCCTGCTCTTACTGGGGAAGCAGTCCAACAtggcggggagtgaggcggagggacTGATATTAGTAACGCCTGTGCTTTTCTTTATGGCAAGTCAACATGTCCGATGTGAAACAACACCTATTGTGATTCTGTTTGTTGAGCTCAATCGTGCCGGCAGGCTTATGTCCTACTTTCTCAGCTTACTTTATGAAATGCCTCCAATAACTACACGGCTTATTACCCAGGGTCAGACCTGTTTTCCTCTTCATGTGAGTGAATACCTTCACTGTGaagtcattttttttgtctaaatttgtctgatttttcttttccctcCAGTGCTCTCCATAAAGTGGCGTGTGTCGGAAAGAGGGCACTGGGCTACGCCATCGCCAAAAGGATGGCCGCACTCAACAGCCTGGACCTGAAAGACTCTGATGGAATGGTACAGTACAAAGACAGCTGAGATAATTTTCTAGCTTTTGAATACAAATCTATTATTTCATTGTTGCCACCACATCTCAGGAGCTGGTGTGTACATTATATACACAAGAACGTGGCAAAGAAAGAGATTATTGTAATTTGCTTCCATGTAGAAAAGGTTACAGAATACGATAACCTCATGTGGTTTTATAAACTAAAATGCATATTTAAGATTAATTAGTATGCAAATAAAACCAGTATATAAAGACAAACTACATGCACCTTCCACACTCTGCAGCGCAAATTGACTGTGGATGGTTTGATCACATTGGCTGGATCACATAGAGTGCATCAGGGATGGCATGTTTTTGTTGGCCGGCGTGAAAGTTAACATCACCCCATTTCTCTTGTTCTGTGCCACCACATCacgtctgcagctgtctgtgccAAAGAAAAGCATGAAAGTCAACAGTGCTCAGTGAGCAGCAAAATCAGGAGACCAAAATGTCCccgaagtacactgcacagtaTACTGACTAgcaaaaagaaaactaaaagaAATGACTGCTTGTTGAAGTTGACTAGAAGCCTTCTCAGTCGACCCaggggtctctgactgatgacTTGAATCTCCAACTAGGGGCAGCCCTAATTTGTTCTTACAACATCAGGTTCatgtgctaatgctaatgctaactgccTGACTAGCGTCTTGTCTCCCAGTTTTTTGAGTGATGAATACACACTACCACCGCTTGCaggtggagagttatttcctctcacgcatgCAAAGAACATGTGTGCTAGTTGGCAGTTGGCTGGAGTGTAATCAAGCACAACTTTTTGGCCGCGACCCAGTCGACCTGAATTGAGTCGTCATGTGGGTTTGGTGTGTTTGGGCCTTTAACTGCCATTCGATAGCCTGTTTGCACAATGTATAATTGCTGTATGCACACTCATCAATTATGGCAGGTGTATTTAAAGTAGATGATATTTAGGAAGCAGTGATCCAGAAGTCTCATGTAACAGCTGCATTCaacaacagaaattaaaaaaacaaacagattaattgtggcagagtttgcatgttgtgtCACCGCTGGATTATCCCTGGTTTAATGTCATGGCCCTCTGTTCACAGACTGCACTCCTCCATGCAGCAAAGCACAACCACCACCTGATGGTAGCAGATCTGATCCGTTTGGGGGCCAACGTCAATGAGACGAACAACTCAGGGAAGACTTGCCTCCACCTCAGTGCTGAGAAGGGCTACATCAGAGTCCTGGAGGTGAGAGTCTTGGATTGGGAAAATGGGTTTGGGATGGGTTCTCTCTGGGACGGGATTTGAGCAAAACACATGAGCAAACAATGCGCCTCATCGTTGGGTCCGATTTGCAAATTACACTTACGCTGACTTATCAGCCAAGAGAATGACTGCATGTCGGACAACGTGTCTACTGATCCTTTCTTTCCTCATGACAGAGATGTCTTCCTGCTTCACAAACATATTCACAGATCAGATCAGGTTTACTTTTAACAAGTAACATGACCCCATTTGTCACAAGTTATTGGCTGCTACAGATATGATTTCCTTTGATCCAAACAAGTTATTCAGGTACATGTTTTTTGCTTTTCACGCCAGGAAGGTCTCATTTCAGTTGGAATAAGTAAATAAAGTCATTGAACAGCTCGGATGAAGAGCCGTGACAAGAACCAACACAGCCGGTTTTGTAAGACACACCAACTGTGTGCAGCGCATCAGTTATTGTCATGTGTTGAGTGAACACGTTACACAGTTTCAGCTGCATGATGGATGAGTCACGCTGTGTGCGCTGTAGGGAACAAACAGGTTCAGTACTTCACATAGTGTACCCTTTTAATCCTAAAGGCACTGTGGTGCTCGTGTGTATTGAGATCACACTGTGGGGCAGAAACACAGAAGTTATAGGCTGTTATAGGTTGAATCTAATAGCTACTTGGGTAACATGTAATTACGCTTCACGCAAATATTTTCTCCCAGCTGTGTTCATTTTTGTAGCAGAGCTCAAATGCAAACAGCAGGTGTTTTTTGACGAGACGGATGTCTTCTCTCTGACAGTAGGAAAACATTTCAAAGGTCAAAACCTGTTTGTTGCAGGTACACTGAACACTATATTTTGGTGTCGCGCCATGTTTCACAGCAGAGTGGAAGCCCAGTTCTGGGAGAACGATCAAGCAGTGCACGTTAATTGTCGTGTCATACCGTCTGCCACACGTTCTCGGGCCGTGTGTGCAAGAACCTGCTGTGTTGTGTGCCTAATTTCAGACTAGCGCTGCAACAGTTATACAATTaatcagtgttcattttgacagctattttagatttagtcttagtcttgagacCAAAAtgctttttagttttagtcacattttagtcattgttatccttcatagttttagccACGGATGCTTCCTCTGCTGCCATTGAGCAGCTAACGTGTAGAGCTAACCGCTAACAACCACCGCCataactaacaaactccacaaatccattcagcagctccatcgtccacagtcagacacacacggctggtAATTAgttgctgaattacagctcacaactcgcaccaatgGCTGACGCTGCTCTGGTATGAGTATTTTGCTGGCTAGCGAAACatcctggtacagactatttactggagtttaccagcttGTCGCTCATGCGGCATTTGAAGATAGTTGCAAGCACAGACGTTCTTGGCTTTCAGCGTCGGATAGTCCACcactgactttttttgtcatgtctCGTCTTGTCAACTAAAATGAAACAGATTTCGtcttattatcaagatctatatTTAGCTCATGGAAAAGAGTCGTTGATGAAATGAGTTTTTGTCAACAACATTAACACTGTAATTAATTTACTGATTTCAGGCAGCAGCTTTTAATTGATTTTCCCTGCACCTATTTTGATAAGCAAAAGTGACAAACATGTTGGTTTCAGGgaccggttgcacaaaacaccttaagttttctccttaagtatgacacttaaggcttaatttctccttaaGTGAGGGAcatacacagttgcacagaagcccttaaaaggtttccttagttAAGGGAAAAACATTAACTCCTTTACTGCggtaaaagtttccatggagattgtttgtttgcttggactcagGCTTGTGACGCCTGTTATCATCTCACAGAGTTGGCTTATAGTTAGATAGTGGAAAAATGGCAGAAGTACAAAGTTaatttgatccccaaataccataaaacaaaaaacaggaagAAATTGTGATGAATATTTGTTCAGTAAGAtctaaagtgtaaaaacaatatgacttatcaccataaactcatCATGTTGCAGATAAGatagagtcagaggtaccttaagttttttccccttgctttggttgctaaggtctttcgTGCGGCAGCCTAGGGATTCCAAGACAAGAGAATCCCATAAATTCTTAAGTGAACATGTaaaggaaaccttaaggagaagacttaagggtgtttgtgcaaccaattttattttgaggaaaccttaacaAGGACTTTGAGGAAAATCTTGACTTAAGATGTTTTTTGCAACTGGCCCCAGattcttaaatgtgaggatttactTGTTCTattgaatatctttggattttggTTAAAATGTCAGACGTCACATTGGGAactcagggttcccacagtcatgggaaacctggaaaagtcatagaatccctcaattttattttttaggtcCGGAAAAGTCAAAGAATTTgttcaaagttttgaaaaaggCAGGGAAATCTGTTGTAATTGTCACAGTTATCTTTGTGGATATCCTTCCACGTGATGCAACAGAATTTATTGTCTGTCGCTGGTGATGTATTGCAGCTCCAGTATCGATGCATCAGTGTATACAGTTTTGTTTACATCATGTACGTTTCTTAATTTCTCCGGGCAATCCGTCTCTCCATCCAAGTGTGCCAGCCAGCTGGAattagagtttgaatctgatgtgTTTGAATGAGGCTGGCCAAGTGACACAAGGAAATTATGACAGTGTGGTTAAACATGTCGGGTCATGAATCCCAAAGCTTCCGTACCTGTGCTCCCATATTATCTTTATATTGGAGTGCATTTTTGAGATGGAGCAATGGACATGGACAGCCTAGGGCGTTCAATTCTCACGTCGAGCGCCAACGTGCACTTTGGTTTCATTTTAACGCTCTGAAAGTAGAGCATGGTCGTCAGAAGGGACGCAGCGTTCTTTTTAACAAATTTACTCCAAATAAACATGTTGCGTAAAGTGTAGTATGTAATTCAGTTTGTGTTATATGTTGTGAATGGTCTTGAGGAATTTTATCATGGGTCGTTGAAACGCCATGGAAAGGTTTTGAAATGTtgtctgtgaaaatgtgtgggaaccctgggggccggtttttttgttgtttttaatagaCTGAAAATTAGTTTAATTAGAGCAATTTAAAATTCTTCCAAtgctattttttaaatcatacaTTCCTCAACCGATAGATAGATCTAAGTGCACAGAAGGAATACTTTCTCAGCTGTCTGCCTGAAGCCAACTGAGGGCAGCAGGTATGAGGTATGTGAATGGCACACAATGCCAAAGCGCAATAAATCAAATGGGTGTAACTTAACTAAATCTTGTGCAACCTCcaccaaccacacacacatctgtgtttgtgatgccaacaaactgtaaacagctTTTCTAGTTCATCTAATTCAGGTCATCAGCAGTGGGGATGGTGATGGTTTTGGGAGACGCTGGACTCAGTTGTCCACCAATCTGTCCCCTCTGTCCTCATCTAAGAGCACCAGATGCACGACAGCTGCGGCGTCTCTGATTATGTCCAGAAACATGGCATCA of Epinephelus lanceolatus isolate andai-2023 chromosome 4, ASM4190304v1, whole genome shotgun sequence contains these proteins:
- the LOC117259287 gene encoding uncharacterized protein LOC117259287 isoform X2 codes for the protein MGGRCKRKEPKEDIGAELSPLPGDTAADLAEPHTPVPGLKAQNVGGSKKGGRRSSYGSDKVYLGVRVKMPVRDMLRKIRTAQGFEPQDVQEIYGKTDKGGKTRVKTRTGRRNTKKKHAIKSLEELAIIVEVLEEDLRSSSMCRSPPQCLSSYNPPVSPGSGYNSDESDEMIPSPQSYMTYSPGTAEYQQALSPPGFMHASFQPSSFRNSGRIGGGEEEWFDPQNHAGNLNNSAFFWAQLQKEESQLSDICDTVLLAPDDHGKTALHKVACVGKRALGYAIAKRMAALNSLDLKDSDGMTALLHAAKHNHHLMVADLIRLGANVNETNNSGKTCLHLSAEKGYIRVLEVLRHMMMDGVYVDAEATDNSGMSVLQCASVALKATVRELESSKSPNRTRLHTLRQEQLMETLECVLQMGSYLHTMGSQSIQPRMG
- the LOC117259287 gene encoding uncharacterized protein LOC117259287 isoform X1, with the protein product MGGRCKRKEPKEDIGAELSPLPGDTAADLAEPHTPVPGLKAQNVGGSKKGGRRSSYGSDKVYLGVRVKMPVRDMLRKIRTAQGFEPQDVQEIYGKTDKGGKTRVKTRTGRRNTKKKHAIKSLEELAIIVEVLEEDLRSSSMCRSPPQCLSSYNPPVSPGWSPSGSGYNSDESDEMIPSPQSYMTYSPGTAEYQQALSPPGFMHASFQPSSFRNSGRIGGGEEEWFDPQNHAGNLNNSAFFWAQLQKEESQLSDICDTVLLAPDDHGKTALHKVACVGKRALGYAIAKRMAALNSLDLKDSDGMTALLHAAKHNHHLMVADLIRLGANVNETNNSGKTCLHLSAEKGYIRVLEVLRHMMMDGVYVDAEATDNSGMSVLQCASVALKATVRELESSKSPNRTRLHTLRQEQLMETLECVLQMGSYLHTMGSQSIQPRMG